A single Lactuca sativa cultivar Salinas chromosome 8, Lsat_Salinas_v11, whole genome shotgun sequence DNA region contains:
- the LOC111919686 gene encoding abscisic acid receptor PYL4 gives MLSSVQVQRIQENNNLKNTVNHRNHSSTTTTIRRVTPSVYLPEDLHHHHTHAVGQNQCSSTITLSISAPMETVWSVVRRFDNPQAYKHFLKSCHVIVGDGGVGSVREVQVVSGLPAGSSMERLEILDDERHVMSFSVVGGDHRLKNYRSVTTLHSLPTCGGNTIVVESYVVDVPPENTKEETCVFVDTIVRCNLQSLKQMAENLTHN, from the coding sequence ATGCTTTCCTCAGTTCAAGTCCAAAGAATTCAAGAAAACAACAACCTCAAAAACACCGTGAACCACCGCAATCATTCCTCTACCACCACTACCATACGGAGAGTTACACCTTCTGTTTACCTCCCCGAagacctccaccaccaccacactCACGCGGTGGGTCAAAACCAGTGTTCTTCCACAATAACCTTGTCGATCTCCGCCCCCATGGAAACTGTCTGGTCGGTCGTCCGTCGCTTCGACAACCCACAGGCGTATAAACATTTTCTTAAGAGCTGTCACGTCATCGTCGGAGACGGTGGCGTGGGATCCGTAAGGGAGGTCCAAGTGGTGTCGGGGTTGCCGGCCGGATCCAGCATGGAGCGGCTTGAGATCCTTGATGACGAACGCCATGTCATGAGCTTCAGCGTCGTCGGTGGAGACCATCGCCTGAAAAACTACCGGTCTGTCACCACGCTCCATTCTTTACCGACGTGTGGCGGAAACACCATCGTCGTGGAGTCGTACGTTGTGGACGTGCCACCAGAGAACACCAAGGAAGAGACGTGTGTGTTCGTCGATACCATTGTACGATGTAACCTGCAGTCACTCAAGCAAATGGCTGAAAATTTAACCCATAATTAG